From Actinopolymorpha cephalotaxi, one genomic window encodes:
- a CDS encoding GlsB/YeaQ/YmgE family stress response membrane protein: protein MVISGIVAAVVVGAIIGALGRLVVPGKQKIGCLLTVGIGILAALLGTVVAGALNVAHTPGINWIQLAIQVGFAAVGVALVAGGTRRR from the coding sequence GTGGTCATCAGTGGAATCGTCGCTGCGGTTGTCGTCGGCGCCATCATCGGCGCCCTCGGACGTCTTGTGGTTCCCGGGAAGCAGAAGATCGGCTGCCTGCTCACGGTCGGCATCGGTATCCTCGCGGCACTGCTCGGCACCGTTGTCGCCGGCGCTCTCAACGTCGCGCACACTCCCGGCATCAACTGGATCCAGCTTGCGATCCAGGTCGGATTCGCTGCTGTCGGCGTTGCTCTGGTCGCAGGCGGAACACGCCGCCGCTGA
- a CDS encoding magnesium transporter CorA family protein, whose translation MARTRLYRHGVLEAENFPVADVSDHLSDPNATVWLDMCSPTEEDLASISEELGLHELAVEDAVHEHQRPKLDRYDSHAFLTVYAVRLDKESGVLALSEAAAFVTARALVTVRKDEQFDMDAVLSRWDSSSDLTKSGVGFLVHGLMDYVVDSHFDAVQALDEQIEALEDMVFADQVDHADMQRRSLYLRKSLVVLRRVVLPMRELVNALMRRDLHIVDDTLMPYFQDVYDHVLRATEWTESLRDLVATIRETQLSLQANRLNTIMKKVTSWAAVIAVPTAITGFYGQNVPYPGFQQAWGFWLSTLAILVISGSLYLLFKRRDWL comes from the coding sequence ATGGCTCGTACCCGCCTCTACCGCCACGGTGTTCTGGAAGCCGAGAACTTCCCCGTCGCCGACGTCTCGGACCACCTCTCGGACCCGAATGCCACGGTTTGGCTGGACATGTGTTCTCCCACCGAGGAGGACCTCGCCTCCATCAGTGAGGAGCTCGGCCTGCACGAGCTCGCGGTCGAGGACGCCGTACACGAACACCAGCGCCCCAAGCTCGACCGCTACGACAGCCACGCCTTTCTCACCGTGTACGCGGTGCGGCTGGACAAGGAGAGTGGGGTACTCGCCCTCTCGGAAGCGGCCGCGTTCGTCACCGCCCGCGCACTGGTCACGGTTCGCAAGGACGAGCAGTTCGACATGGACGCGGTACTGAGCCGATGGGACTCCTCGTCCGACCTCACCAAGAGCGGTGTGGGGTTCCTCGTCCACGGGCTGATGGACTACGTGGTGGACAGTCACTTCGACGCGGTGCAGGCACTGGACGAGCAGATCGAGGCGCTGGAGGACATGGTCTTCGCCGACCAGGTGGACCACGCGGACATGCAGCGGCGTTCGCTGTACCTTCGCAAGAGCCTGGTCGTGTTACGTCGCGTCGTTCTGCCCATGCGTGAACTCGTCAACGCACTGATGCGCCGCGACCTCCACATCGTCGACGACACCTTGATGCCGTACTTCCAGGACGTGTACGACCACGTGCTGCGAGCCACGGAGTGGACCGAATCCCTGCGCGACCTGGTGGCCACCATCCGTGAGACCCAGCTCAGCCTGCAGGCCAACCGGCTCAACACGATCATGAAGAAGGTGACCAGCTGGGCGGCGGTGATCGCCGTGCCCACTGCCATCACCGGATTCTACGGTCAGAACGTCCCCTACCCTGGCTTCCAACAGGCGTGGGGTTTCTGGCTTTCCACCCTCGCCATCCTGGTCATCTCCGGCAGCCTGTACCTGTTGTTCAAACGACGCGACTGGCTTTAG
- a CDS encoding NYN domain-containing protein produces MTDDSTRLAVLIDADNTSSKLIKEMFEELAGYGTITVKRAYGDWTNPHLTGWRDVLLGNAIAPQQQFAYTYGKNATDSALIIDAMDLLYSGNVDGFAIVSSDSDFTPLATRLRESGKRVIGVGGRKTPKAFVEACEKFVFTEVLTGVQTPPETVTGTTTDSTTESTKADQPRPIQSVLTKALNRVDTDDDDWASLSALGNHLNRTDPAFDARNYGFGKLSELVKAQPFLETKTVIGAGGRGRLWLRLKGRRPAEEKAPVAVAEKPVKKAAAVKKVAKKAAKKTAAKTAKKASGRSSA; encoded by the coding sequence ATGACCGACGACAGCACCCGCCTCGCCGTACTCATCGACGCCGACAACACCTCCTCGAAGCTGATCAAGGAGATGTTCGAGGAGCTCGCCGGCTACGGCACCATCACCGTGAAGCGGGCGTACGGCGACTGGACCAACCCCCACCTGACCGGCTGGCGGGACGTGCTGCTCGGCAACGCCATCGCACCGCAGCAGCAGTTCGCCTACACCTACGGCAAGAACGCCACCGACTCGGCGCTGATCATCGACGCCATGGACCTGCTGTACTCCGGCAACGTCGACGGCTTCGCGATCGTCTCCTCTGACAGCGACTTCACCCCGCTGGCCACCCGGCTGCGCGAGTCGGGCAAGCGGGTCATCGGTGTCGGGGGACGCAAGACGCCGAAGGCGTTCGTGGAGGCGTGCGAGAAGTTCGTGTTCACCGAGGTCCTCACCGGCGTCCAGACGCCGCCCGAGACGGTAACCGGGACGACGACCGACTCGACGACCGAGTCGACGAAGGCCGACCAGCCGCGGCCGATCCAGAGCGTGCTGACCAAGGCACTGAACCGGGTCGACACCGATGACGACGACTGGGCTTCCCTCAGCGCGCTCGGCAACCACCTGAACCGCACCGACCCGGCGTTCGACGCACGCAACTACGGGTTCGGCAAACTGAGCGAACTCGTCAAGGCGCAACCGTTCCTGGAGACCAAGACAGTCATCGGCGCGGGTGGGCGCGGCCGGCTGTGGCTACGGTTGAAGGGACGCCGGCCCGCCGAGGAGAAGGCACCGGTCGCGGTGGCGGAGAAGCCTGTCAAGAAGGCGGCCGCCGTGAAGAAGGTCGCCAAGAAGGCAGCGAAGAAGACCGCGGCGAAGACGGCGAAGAAGGCTTCTGGCCGATCCTCCGCGTGA
- a CDS encoding nucleotidyltransferase domain-containing protein, with amino-acid sequence MMDDDEFYRWYGPWASLSPPEVAALLDGISVPWWIFGGWSIEAFTGIAREHEDVDVGFFRSDLPAVLTHLLPQVCVWSNHGGTLRPLRTPDELLDGCEQLWVRRDGTSRWLADLGLTPHEGTTWISKRDSRIRLPLEQATFVATDGIRYLAPKVSLHMKAKLNRAKDRTDLAVTLPLLEPADIAWLRETIELTHPDHPWLTVLDQHRSSSGGGSPAHIDP; translated from the coding sequence ATGATGGACGACGACGAGTTCTACCGCTGGTACGGCCCGTGGGCGAGCCTGTCCCCACCCGAGGTCGCCGCGCTGCTGGACGGCATCTCCGTTCCCTGGTGGATCTTCGGTGGCTGGTCGATCGAGGCGTTCACCGGCATCGCTCGCGAACACGAGGACGTCGACGTCGGGTTCTTCCGCTCCGACCTCCCGGCCGTGCTCACGCATCTGCTCCCGCAGGTGTGCGTCTGGTCCAACCACGGTGGAACGCTTCGGCCGCTGCGAACACCGGACGAACTGCTGGACGGATGCGAGCAGTTGTGGGTACGCAGGGACGGAACGAGCCGGTGGCTTGCCGATCTCGGACTCACCCCGCACGAAGGTACGACCTGGATCTCCAAGCGGGACTCGCGTATCCGGCTGCCGCTCGAGCAGGCCACCTTCGTCGCGACCGACGGAATCCGTTACCTGGCTCCCAAGGTCTCGCTGCACATGAAGGCGAAGCTCAACCGGGCCAAGGACCGGACCGACCTCGCCGTTACGCTTCCGCTCCTGGAGCCGGCCGACATCGCCTGGCTACGCGAGACGATCGAGCTAACCCACCCGGACCACCCCTGGCTAACCGTCCTCGACCAGCACCGCTCCTCGAGTGGGGGCGGTTCACCTGCGCACATAGACCCTTGA
- a CDS encoding DUF2510 domain-containing protein, with protein MSSEPVVPPPPGWYDPGTNSGELRYWDGGQWTDDTAAATEVAAGPVPVGRKPRGVMLRALLTLLLWIGIWWSGAQVALIPGASMASDSGSGLTALYVLVVYGALGRLVSYRRRDCFFVLIPFWNIFWTLRIAWRIAFLPCRDWKPRPDELKDLVPVPHAGSRVYVRR; from the coding sequence ATGAGCAGCGAGCCGGTCGTACCTCCGCCACCAGGGTGGTACGACCCCGGGACGAACTCCGGCGAGCTCAGGTACTGGGACGGCGGGCAATGGACGGATGACACCGCGGCCGCGACGGAGGTGGCTGCCGGCCCAGTCCCGGTCGGTCGCAAGCCCCGCGGTGTGATGTTGAGGGCTCTGCTGACCCTCCTCCTGTGGATCGGAATCTGGTGGAGTGGAGCGCAGGTAGCGCTGATCCCCGGGGCGAGCATGGCGAGCGACTCGGGTTCGGGCCTGACGGCCCTCTACGTCCTCGTGGTCTACGGCGCGCTTGGCAGGTTGGTCTCCTATCGGAGGCGGGACTGCTTCTTCGTTCTCATCCCGTTCTGGAACATATTCTGGACCTTGCGAATTGCTTGGCGAATTGCCTTCCTGCCGTGTCGGGACTGGAAACCTCGGCCCGACGAACTCAAGGATCTGGTTCCGGTCCCTCATGCAGGCTCAAGGGTCTATGTGCGCAGGTGA